A single window of uncultured Ilyobacter sp. DNA harbors:
- a CDS encoding replication initiation protein: MKNAVVTHHNYINESKFENFTELELNLFIVILYKMRKEKENEVIFNSDEIKGLTSSKHRGYKTFTTIIEGLQDRTIYLKTSKGYDRIKPFPTLSFDIDNKEVRVEINKNIVPLIKELNQQFTQYSLREFLSLNSKYGKRIYQMLKQYENIGKRTINLSDLREYLDCTNKSYDKMSNLDKKVLFKAKEDINLNTSLKIDYKKNKLGRSIKSIEFYIVENNKDTFSHKIEATNGKAEYTEIIEEKNLKFNRKRTEKQGSRSKEDTFSHKDNFVSVKLKNGILNAKRNIFVSRAWNKRADNKIQKLVDEYGEEYALDILKRLYEGVKYEIKTTVVQYINGIMKNVKPEIKEKKDKQKKSTKFDITNSQETDMVEDSLAQQRNELISIEEFNMLSNEKKKELEEIAIRLVSEKESVTEKSLMNLKKRSFSIYFNTIKKYIKRP, encoded by the coding sequence ATGAAGAATGCAGTAGTAACTCATCACAATTATATAAATGAAAGTAAATTTGAAAATTTTACGGAACTGGAGTTAAATCTTTTCATAGTTATTCTGTATAAGATGAGGAAAGAAAAAGAAAATGAAGTTATTTTTAACAGTGATGAAATAAAAGGACTTACCAGCAGTAAACACAGAGGTTATAAAACCTTTACCACAATTATAGAAGGACTACAGGATAGAACTATTTATCTTAAAACCTCAAAAGGATATGACAGGATAAAGCCTTTTCCAACTTTGAGTTTTGATATAGATAATAAAGAAGTAAGAGTTGAAATTAATAAGAATATAGTTCCTTTAATAAAAGAGTTAAATCAGCAGTTTACCCAGTATTCACTGAGGGAATTTTTATCTTTAAACAGCAAATATGGTAAGAGAATATACCAAATGCTTAAACAGTATGAAAACATAGGTAAACGAACCATTAATCTTTCAGATCTAAGAGAGTATCTAGATTGTACAAATAAGAGCTACGACAAGATGTCTAACTTAGACAAAAAGGTTTTATTTAAAGCAAAGGAGGATATAAACTTAAATACTTCTCTGAAGATAGATTACAAGAAAAATAAACTTGGAAGAAGTATCAAAAGCATTGAATTTTATATCGTAGAAAACAACAAGGATACTTTTTCTCACAAAATAGAAGCAACTAATGGAAAAGCTGAATATACTGAAATAATCGAAGAAAAAAACTTAAAATTTAATAGAAAAAGAACTGAAAAGCAAGGGAGTAGATCTAAAGAGGATACTTTTTCTCACAAAGATAATTTTGTTTCTGTAAAGTTGAAAAACGGCATACTGAACGCGAAGAGAAATATTTTTGTATCTAGAGCATGGAATAAACGGGCAGACAATAAAATACAAAAACTTGTAGATGAGTATGGGGAAGAGTATGCGTTAGATATTCTGAAAAGGCTGTATGAGGGCGTTAAATATGAAATAAAGACTACTGTTGTACAGTATATAAATGGAATCATGAAAAATGTAAAACCAGAGATAAAGGAAAAAAAAGATAAACAAAAAAAATCAACTAAGTTTGATATTACAAATTCACAGGAAACCGATATGGTTGAAGATAGTCTAGCTCAACAGAGAAATGAATTAATCTCTATAGAGGAGTTTAATATGCTTTCCAATGAAAAGAAGAAAGAGTTAGAAGAAATAGCAATAAGACTAGTCTCTGAGAAGGAAAGTGTGACTGAGAAATCTCTAATGAATCTAAAAAAAAGATCTT